The Erythrobacter sp. SDW2 region CGTTCCGCCCATCCCGAGGAGACGTAGCGGGTGATGTGCTCCTCACCGGTCAGAGTCATCGCCTCTGGCTTGATTCCGCGCAGCGTTAGCAAGGGTGCCCCTGCCCACTGCTGGCACATCTTGCAGTGGCAGGCATCGATACCGGGGCGCTCCTGCTGGAAGGCCAGGCGCACTGCACCGCACAGGCATTGGCCCTGTAAGTGGTCGGACATTGTAACGCTCCCTCCGCTAAATCAACGGGCGCTGGACGGTGCTGCGCCGCTCGGTCTAGGATAGCCGCAAGGGATAGAGGGGAAAACAGCAATGGCGAGTTTGCAGGCGCGTCTGGTCAATCTCGCCTTGCCGCTGCTGGGTATCAAGGCGTTCTTTTCGCAGCCCGAGAAGATGGCAACCCGCCTCCGCAAGGCACGCAGCGAAAAGCCGCAGCGGCCCAAGGCAAAATGGCACGGCAAGTTCGACATCGTTGAGGAAAACACCCGCGGTTATCCGGTGGTGACGATCACACCCAAGGGCGGGGTCGCGCAGGGCAGGCCGCACCTGCTCTACCTTCACGGCGGGGGTTATGTGCTCGATGTGGCGGCGCTGCATTTCGAGACCGTTTGCCGCCTGTGCGAACGGCTCGGCGCATCTGCAACAGTGCCCGTTTATCCCCTCGCGCCCGAGCACAAGGCGCCCGAAGTGCTGGCGGCGATGCGCTCTCTTTATGGCGAAGTGGTTGCGCAGCACAGAGCGGCGAATGTCACCGTCATGGGCGACAGCGCGGGCGGCGGGATGGCGCTGGCACTAGCCCAGATGCTCAAGGCCGATGGCGGCGCAATGCCGGCCTCGTTGGTGCTGTGGTCACCCTGGCTCGATGCCACTGCGACGGCCGAAGGACAGGCCGCGATCGAGCGCCATGACCGGATGTTGGCCCAAACCGGGCTGCGTGCCTGCGCGGCGGCCTATGGCGGCGACCTGCCGCTCGACGATCCACGCCTCAGCCCGCTGTTCGGGCCATTGGAAGGCCTGCCGCCGATGGCGATTTTCTCCGGTACCAGCGATATCTTGCTGGTCGACGGGCAAAGGCTGGCTGGAAAGCTTGAGGCGATGGGCGTTACCGGCTTCGAGTATCACGAATATCCAGACATGTTCCATGTGTGGATGCTGCTGCCGGTGCCGGAAGGTAAGCAGGCGCTGGAGCAGACCGCGCAGTTCATCGAGCAGGCGAGGGCGGTATGAGCAGGAACTGGACCTATTTCTTCTGGGCGGCGGCGGCCTACAATCTCGTCATCGGAACCCTTGGTTTCATCGATCCCGCCGGGACCGCCGACAACAAGGCGATCGCGTTGCTCGTGTTCTCCTTCGGGATTGTCTACGCACTGGTCGCGCGGCAGCCACTGCGGCTCGCGCCGGTCCTGTGGGCCGGGGTCTTCGGCAAGCTTAGCATGGTGGCGCTGATGGGGCCGGTCGCGCTGGGCGAAGGGGCCGACGCCAGGTTGGCCCCCATCCTTGTCGGCGATTTCCTCTTCACTTGCGGTTTCCTTGCCTTCCTGCTGGGACCTGCCAAACGACATGCTGCAACGGGAGGGGCACGATGATCAGGATGACCGGCGGCTGCCTGTGCGGGCAGGTGCGTTATTCGGTGGACGGCGATGTGGCGATGCAGGTCAACTGCCACTGCAAGAATTGCCAGCGCCAGTCGGGCTCGGCCTTCTCGACGATCATCGGCGTGCCGCAGGATGCGCTGACAATCGAAGGCGAATACAAGACCTATGACGACGAGGGCGAAAGCGGCGAAGCGGTCTTGCGCGACTTCTGCCCCAACTGCGGCTCGCCGTTGTTCAGCCGAGTCGCCGTTGCGCCGGGGCTGATCTTCATCAAGGTCGGCACGCTGGATGACACCAGCGGTTTCACCCCCGCGATGCACCTATGGACCAAGAGCAAGCAGCATTGGGTCGACCTGGCTGGTCAATTGACTTTCGAAACCAATCCGGGATGATGATAGCGATGATCCGAACCCTTGCCATCGCGAGCGCCGTCATGCTCACCGCCTGCCATCAAGGGGCCGAGGACGGCACTGTTCCCGGCACGTCGCCGCAGGGCTTCACTGGAATTGCACCGGATGAGATTATCACCTTCACCGGTACGGAGCCTTTCTGGGGCGGCAACATCGCAGGCGACAAGCTGACCTACTCCACGCCGGAAGACATCGGAGGAACGGTCATCCAGGTCGAGCGCTTCACGGGGCAGGGCGGGCTCGGCTTTGCCGGCACGCTCGACGGCAAGGAGTTCGACATGCTTATCACTCCAGGCGAATGCTCGGATGGCATGAGTGACCGGATCTATCCCTACGTCGCGACGCTCAAACTGGGCGACGAACTGCGCGAAGGCTGCGCGCATACGGACAAGCAGACGTTCAGCGGGCCGGAAAAGCCCTGATCCCGCGGCCTGCGACTTTCGGTTCGCCGCAAATCCCGGAACCTGCCTTCGGATCGGCGCGTTAAGGCGTTGGATGGCGTTTGCGCCCTCCGGCTTGGGGAGGGACGCCCTCAAGATACGACTTCCGAAAGGATACCCCCGACATGAAGACTCCAATCAAGCCTGTCTCGATGACATTGTTCGCCGCCGCCAGCGCATTTGCGCTCGCCGCCTGCAGCGAACCGGCACCAGATGTCGCGACGGACGACACCGCCATGGCCGAAGACACGGCCCCTGTTGCCGATGAACCGGGTACGGTCGTCGCAGTGGCGCAGGGCAATCCCGATTTCTCGACGCTGGTGACTGCCGTGAACGCAGCCGAACTGGGCGAAACCCTGTCTGGGTCCGGCCCCTTCACCGTCTTCGCCCCGAACAATGCGGCTTTCGCCAAGCTTCCGGCAGGCACTTTGGAGACCCTCACCGCGCCAGAAGGCAAGGAACAGCTAACCGGCATTCTGACCTACCACGTTGTCCCCGGCCTGACCGATGCGGCGACACTGACCAAGGCGATTGCCGACAACGGCGGCACTTACGAGCTTACCACCGTGAATGGTGCCAAGCTGACCGCCGCGCTCGATGGTGACAAGGTTGTCCTGACCGACGCCAACGGCGGCAAGTCGACGGTGACCGCGACCGATGTGGCGGCGTCGAACGGTGTCATCCATGTCATCGACACGGTCGTTATGCCGGGCTGAAGCCCATATTCATGACGATTCCTGACAAGGGCGCTCCGGGTGGGGCGCCCTTTTTGGTTCTGTACGTTATCGCACCCCGGCCCGTTCCAGCTCCGGCCCGAGCCGGCCTGTCAGCCACAGCGCCCACATGCGGAAATCCGCCAACAGACTCCAGAGCGGATAGGTGAAGGTCGCAGGCCGGTTCTTCTCGACTCCGAAATGCGCGATCCAGGCGAAGAAGTAACCCGCCACCGGCAACGCGACCAGCCACCACCAAGCCTGAGCGGCCAAGGCGTATCCCGCCAGCATTACCACCAGCGAGGTGCCGACATAATGCAGCGCTCGCGTCGTCGGCTTGCTGTGCTCGCGCAGATAAAATGGCCAGAACTCGGCGAAGCTGGTGTAGCGCGGTGCTGTCATCGCAACCTCAGAACAGTCCGGGGATCTCGTATTGCGCTGCAGTCGGCCGTTGCGGTTGCATGAGGATCTTGTCTGCCGAAACGCCGCGCGCCGACTGCACGCCCTGCTCGCCGCTTGACGAAATGGCGGTGCACGCTCTTCCGCCGAGGAAGTCCAGCGCTGCCTTCACCGAAGCCTCGTTGGGATCGCCAAGCTGGGTGAAGATATCGTCATCGGCGCGACATGTCCGGGTGTAAGCGGTGGCGAGGCCGGTGAAGTAATTGCTACCTCCTGCGCTGTTCTCGGTCTGGAAGGCCACGACACGCAGGCGATCGTCGCATGCGTCCCGGTCTCGGGCAATCTGGCCGACTGGCTTGCCAAAGGTGTTGGAGCCGATCAAGGCGGTATTGTTGCCGAGATACGGGATGAAACTGTTGGCGACCAGCTCGCTGGCCGAGGCGGTGCTGCGGGTCCCGATGACGGCAATCTTGGTAGCGGCAATGGCTTGGGCCTGGGTTTCGAAATTCTTGGTTTCGTTGTTGCTGGAGAGCGACTGGCGGAAAGTGGTGCGGCTGAACACCTGTCCGACTTTGTCTGCCCCCAGCAGGTCACCAAGCAACTCTGCCACCGACACAAGTCCGCCGCCGTTGTAGCGGAAGTCGAGAATCACTTCGGTCACGCCCTGATTGCGCAATTGCAGCACTGCATCGCGCAGCTGCTGGCTGGCCGAATTGACGATAAAGGTGCGCAGATTGATGTAGCCGACCTTCTTGCCGCCATCGTCGAGGACCTTGACACCGTACCGATCAGACACGGGATCTAGCTCGTACTCGGCCTTGGCCACCGAGACATTGGTCGTCACGCCTGCGGCGCTGCGGATCGAGAAGCTGCGGCTCAGGCCGGCTGTGCTTGGCCCGAGCGCGTCAATCACCGCTTGCGGGCCGCCAGTCGACATCAGGTTTGAAACGCTCGCTCCATTAATGGCGAGGATTTCCGTGCCGCGATCGAAGCCTTGTGCGAAAGCAGGGGCATTCTCGTAAGCCTCGACCACGAACACGCGATTGTTGGTCGTGTCATAGGCCAGGCGGATGCCGAAGCCCGCGCTGGAACCGGAATTGATCAGCGCGTTTTCTTCCGCAATCGAGGTGATGTAGGTAAAAAACCTGTCACGCGATTGTGCCCGGGCCGGGGCGACCAGCGCATCGATATAGGACTGGACGTCGTTGTAGGCTGCCTTGTTGACCGTGGTGTCGACCAGCGTCGGGAACAGGTAGAATTCGTTGATCTGCGACAGCACCCAATCCTGCCGCGCCGACAGCGAGCACGTCCCGCCGCCACCGGTACCGCCGCCACCGCCGCCGATGGGGCCACCGCCGCCGCTCCCAGAGCCTCCGCCACCGCAGGCGACGAGCGACAAGGCGACAACGGATGAGACAATTGCGCGACCAATCGACATGAAAACTGTTCCCCAAGACAAGGCGAGTGCCGCCCCCGTTCAGGGGCGAAAAGCAGGAATACTGCTGAACATCGGCTGAGCAAGGGGCATTTTGCCCCATATCCGGCCCGTTTCCCGGTGCTAGCTGTTGAAAAGTGACCGCCCGCTCCCTCGCCAAGCCCCTCCTTAGCGCCTAGCACCATGCCCCCAAGGAGAGGATTTTCATGGCCGCATGGCTTTCCAGCGTTCTACCGGCAGGTTGCCCCGCGAATGGCGGGCTGGCCATCGCGCGCGTTGGGTCTGACAAGGTCATTGGGCGCGGCGGTCTCCAGCTGACAAGCCCGGCGTTTCGTGCCGGCGGTGAACTCGATCCCAGCTTCACGGCCGAGGAAGAGGACGCCGTCGCGCCGCCGCTCGAATGGAGCGCGCCGCCTCCGGGGACGCAGGAGCTGGTGGTGGTGGTCGAAGATGCCAGCACCGATGATCCCAAGTGCCACTGGCTCGTGTGGGGCCTCGCAGGCCAGCGCGGCAAGCTGCTCGAAGGCGAAGCCCCGCCGCGTGCCGGCAAGAACAGCCAGGGCAATTCCGAATGGCTGCTGCCGGCACTGCCGGAAGGCAGCGATCCGCACACCTATGTTTTCCAGCTTTTCGCGCTCGACCTGCCGCTTACATTGATGCCTGGTGCGACGCGCGAACAACTGCTTGGGGCAATGGACGGCCATGTCGTCGCCGCCGCTGTCCTTACTGCCACCTACCGGCCGTCGGAGGGGGACGACTGGGAAGAAGACGACGATGATTTTGAATAGCCCAAAGAAAGGAACTTACCATGGCTAACGCACTGCAAAAGCCGGTCACTCTGTCGGCAGATCTCGAAGCCGTCGTCGGCAAGGGTCCGATGACCCGCGCCCAGGTGACCTCGAAGGTCTGGGAATACATCAAGGCCAATGGCCTGCAGGACACCAAGGACAAGCGTCAGATCAATCCCGATGCGAAGCTTGGCGCGGTGATCGGCAAGGACCAGATCTCGATGTTCAAGATGACCGCTGCGGTTTCCAAGCACCTCAGCTAAGTCGGACTAGTTTGTGGGGCGGGGGAAGGGCCAGTCGGTTGCTTCCCCCACCCACAACGCCAGCCAGATTATGACAGGCTGCGCGAACATCCGGGGCACGTGATAAGCGAGCCCCAGCCCGCCATCTTCGCGCGCCATGTCGAGCGCGAAGTGGTGGACATTGGCCGGAAAGACACAAACGGCGTAGCCGGCAAGGCCAATCGCAGCTGCCCTTCGCAGGGAAGGCCAAAGGGGCTGGGCAAGCCCGATTGCACCGGCAATCTCGGCCACCCCGGTCCACAACACTACCTCTGCGTGCATCGGGACCCATGGCGGCATAATCGCAAGGAAGAACTCGGGCGAGCGCAGGTGCGCAATTCCGGCTGCGAGGTAGAATATCGCCAGCAACCAGCGAAGACCGGTGCGGATCATGCTCCTGGTCTCCATCCCGCTGCCGCCAGTTCGAACCCGGCAAAATCGAAACCGGGCGCAACCACGCAGGACACCAGTACGTAGCCTGCCGGCCCTGCTGCCGGACGTGCAGCCTGCCACCAGTGTGGCGGGATGACTTGCTGGACCATTTGCCCAGCCAATATATCGGCGCCCAGTGTGACGGTTTCGACTGGCCCTGCATCGGTCTTACAGAGCGACAGCTGCAGCGGGTCGCCGGCATGCCATAACCAGATTTCGGCTGCATCGACCCTGTGCCAATGCGATGACTGTCCCGCTTCCAGCAGGAAGTGAATGGCCGTCGACCCTGCCCGCTCGCCGTCGGGCGCATGGGCGCGCCAGGTTTCGGCATACCACCCGCCTTCGGGGTGCGGCTGCAGCTTCAATCGCTCGATCAGGTCACTCGCAGTGCTCACGCCTCGCTGACCTCGACCCCTTTCCAGAAAGCGATCCGGCCCCGGATATCCTCGGCGGCGGGGGAGGGTTCGGGGTAATACCACGCAGCATCGCGATTGGTTTCACCGGCGACGGAGATGGAATGATAGTGCGCCTCGCCCTTCCAAGGGCAGCGGGTGGTGGTGGGGCTGTCTACAAGCACGGCCGGATCAACGTCGGCACGGGGGAAGTAGTGATTGCCTTCCACCACCACCGTGTCCTCGCTGCGGGCTATCCGGTGTCCGTTCCAGCGGGCTTCGATCGGCATCTTCTTTCTCCTCCGGGTTGCGGTGCCTGGGCCTTGCGCAGCGGCGCGGGCGGGCTAGACCCTGCATAACCATTTGCCGGGGAGTTGTGCCATGAAATCCGCCGCCTTGCTGCTGCCGCTGTTGTTCCTTGCTGCCCCGCTTGCGGCCGAGACGCCGGAAGAGATCGCAGCGGCTGCGCTGGAGGCGGCACCGGTGTGGGACGGTCACAACGACGTCCCGATCCAGCTGCGCGGGCGGTTCGGCAATGTCATCGAGGACTTCGACTTCGAGGACACGACCGACACCGGCCAGCCCGACGGTTCGCGCGTCATGCATACCGATCTGGCACGACTGGCCCAAGGCAAGGTCGGGGCGCAGTTCTGGTCGGTCTATGTCAGCGCTGCGCTCGACGAGCCGGAGGCGGTCCAGGCCACGATAGAGCAGATAGACGTAACGCTGCGCCTGATAGAGCGTTATCCGGACCGGCTAGAGCTGGCGCTTACCGCCGCTGATGTCGAGCGGGCCATGAAGACAGGCAAGATTGCCTCGCTCATGGGGATGGAGGGCGGCCATTCGATCGGGTCGAGCCTGGCGGTCCTGCGCCAAATGTATGCCATGGGCGCGCGCTATATGACGCTGACGCATTCCAAGACGCTCAGCTGGGCTGACAGTGCCACGGACGAGCCGAAGAACGGCGGCCTGACCGAGTTCGGCAAGGACGTGGTGCGCGAAATGAACCGGATCGGGATGCTGGTCGATTTGAGCCATGTCAGTGAAAAGGTGATGATGGACGCGCTCGATGTCGCTCGTGCTCCGGTGATCTTCAGCCATTCGGGTGCGCGGGCGATCAACGGCCATGCCCGCAATGTGCCTGACGCGGTGCTGGCGCGGTTGAAGGATAATGGCGGGATCGTAATGGTGGTCGGCCTGCCGGGTTTCCTCAACGAGGGCGCGCGACAATGGAACGCTAATCGTGCAGCGGAAGAGGCACGGCTCAAGGCCCTGTGGCAGGGCCAGCCGGACGAGGTCGCGAGCCGACTCAAGGCATGGGATGATGCCAATCCGCTGCCCAAAGCCATTATCGCCGACTGGGCCGATCATATCGATCACGTCCGCAAGGTCGCGGGGATCGACGCCATCGGCATCGGCGGTGACTATGACGGCATGCCCTCAGGCCCGGTCGGAGCAGAGGATGTTGCTGGCTACCCGGCACTCTTCGTCGAACTGGCACGACGCGGCTACTCGCAGGAAGACCTCGAGAAGATCGCCTCGCGCAACATGATGCGGGTCATGCGGGAAGCCGAGCGGGTGCGCGACGCGATGGCATCCGTGCCGCCTTACGAGAAACCGGTAGGCGAGCCGCGTTAGGCCGAACCGGCAGCAGACTGCGATCCGGTGAGGACGCTCCCCGAGCGGGCCTCGCTCACGTTCTCGTCGATGCTCGTCGATGCACTCCGGACGTGCAGCACCGGCTGGTCGACTGCAATGGCGGGCGCTTCCCGCCAGGGCTGAACCTAACCGGCTAGCCTTACTCCGCCGGAGCGACGGGCTGAGGCGGCGTGGTGACTGTTGGCGGCGTCGTATCGACGGGACCGCTGGGATCCACGACGTCCGTGGCACCGTCGTCCTCGTCTGGAGAGGCAGCCTCGATGCGGTCGCTCAGCGTCCCTTCGGACTCGACTTCGCCCTGCGTCAGGGCACCCGTTATCCACACCGCCGAGAGAGCGATGATAGTCAGGGTAAGGCTGATGCCGAGCACCCAGCGCATGGCCCCGGTCTTGACCGCGCCGGTTGCTTCGTCGTCCTCGATATGGATTGTGCCGTCGGGGTCCTGTGTGGACATGCTACCCTCCAATTATGCGATGAAACGTCCCTTGTGGATGTTCAACGCGGCTGGAGAATACAGGTTCCTCAGTCGCGGAGCAATTCGTTGATGCCGGTCTTCTCGCGCGTTTGCGCATCGACGGTTTTGACGATGACCGCGCAGGCAAGGCTCGGGCCACCGTTCTTGCCTGGGAGCGAGCCGGGGACCACCACCGAGTAGGGCGGGATATGCCCGTAGATGACCTCGCCGGTGTCACGATAGACGATCTTGGTCGACTGGGTGATGAAGACCCCCATCGCCACCACGCTGCCTTCGCCGACGATCACCCCTTCGACCACTTCGGAGCGGGCACCGATGAAACAATTGTCGCCGATAATGGTCGGATTGGCCTGCAGCGGCTCCAGTACGCCGCCGATGCCCGCACCAGCCGAGATATGGCAATTGGCGCCAACTTGCGCGCAGCTGCCAACGCTGGCCCAGGTGTCGATCATGGTGCCGTCGCCAACATGCGCGCCGATGTTCACGAAGCTGGGCATCAGCACGACGTTCCTGCCGATGTGGGCACCGCGTCGGACGATGGCACCGGGGACGACGCGGAAACCAGCCTCGCGGAAACGGGCATCGTCCCATCCGGCGAATTTGCTCGGCACCTTGTCGAAGGCAGGGGCACCAACGGCACCTTCGATCATGGCGTTCTCGCGCAGGCGAAACGAGAGCAGCACGGCCTTCTTGAGCCATTGGTTGACCTGCCAGCCGCCCTTTCCGTCGGGCTCGGCCACACGGGCAGTGCCATTGTCGATCATGGCGATGGCTGCCTCGACCGCTTCCGCTACGTCGCGGCTTTCGGGCGAAACGTCGGCACGGTTTTCCCACGCCTGTTCGATGGTGGTCTGGAGGTCGGTCATGGCTTGGCCCCAAGCTGGATGGAGGATTGGCCCGGCTGCTAGCGGGGCAACACAGGCAGGGCAAGCGGGCAGCACGGCAGAATTGCACTGGCGATTCATACCATCTTTAGGATAGTCCTGCGAAAGGAGCCGCTTGCCGAGGGGTTGCAGATGAAAAAGTTGGGGCGGACAACCTTGCTGCTGAACGGTGCAGGCCTTGCCGCTTGCCTGGTGCTGGCAGCGTGCGGAGGAGGTGGCGGCCCGCCGCCGGTCAGCACCCCGCGCCCGACACCCACACCGACGCCCACTCCTACTCCCACACCGAGGCCGACACCGTCGAGTTCCTTCAACACGCAGGAATTCCGCCAGTCGGATGGCCCCGAATTCCACGGGGCGGTGACGGCCTGGACGCAAGGTATCACCGGGCGCAACCAGACCATCGCAATCATCGATACCGGGATAGACCGCGACAGCCCCGAGTTCGCCGGTCGCGTCCATCCCGATTCCCGTGACGTTGCCGGCAACGCCAGCTTCGACGCTGTGGACGACCACGGCACCAATGTCGCAATGGTTGCGGCTGCGGCGCGTGACAATACCGGCATCCTTGGTATCGCTTTCGATGCCAGCGTGCTGGTCTTGCGGGCGGACCGGCCGGGTAGTTGTACCACGACCGAGGCCGACGGTGACCTGGCCGGCTGCGAATTCTTCGATCGTGATATCTCGATCGGCGTCGATCAGGCGATCAGCAGCGGAGCCGCGGTCATCAATCTCAGTCTCGGCGGCAGCCGACCTTCGCAAGCCCTGATCGATTCCATCCGGCGCGCTTCTGCAGCAGGAATCGTGGTGGTGGTGGCGGCGGGCAACTCAGGCGATGGCAGCGACCCGGATATCCCGCCCGACCAGCCAGACCCTTTTGCGGCTGGCGTGCTCGATGCGGGGATCAACAATGTCATCATCGTCGGGTCGGTCGATGACAATGGCAATTTCTCCGGCTTCAGCAACCGCGCCGGGGCCGATGCGCAATTCTACCTCACCGCGCGCGGGGAACGGATCTGCTGCGTCTACAAGGACGGAGTGCTGGAAATCACCACCGATTCCAGCGGCAACCGCTTTGTCACGCTGTTCTCCGGCACCAGCTTTTCCGCGCCGCAGGTGGCGGGGGCGGTGGCCTTGCTCAAGCAGGCGTTCCCCAACCTGACAGGGCAGCAGATCGTCCAGATTTTGCTCGAAACGGCACGCGATGCCGGGGCCGCAGGGACCGATACGACCTTTGGCCGGGGGATTCTCGATATCGCCAGGGCGGTTTCTCCTCAGGGGACGACGACACTCGCCGGCAGCACCGTGGCGCTCAAGCTCGGCGATGATACGGGCACGGCCTCGTCGGCAATGGGGGATGCCCTTGGCGGCCAGTCGCTGAGCGCTATCGTTCTCGACAAGTATCAGCGGGCCTACAATTACGACGTCGGAACGCGCTTGCGCGGGGCTTCGGTTACACCCCGGCTAGAAGGCGCGGTGCAATTGGGCGGCCGCCGCGTGGCGCTGGGCAATGACGCGGTGTCGATGGCCTTCACCATCGACGCCAACGCGCCGGTCGGTTTCGGTTCGACTGCTTCGCCGCTGCATCTCAGCGGCAAGGACGCGGAAATGGCGCGTGTACTCGCGGGGCAGGTGGCGCTGCGGATTGCGCCCGATACCCAGCTTGGCTTCGCATTCTCGCAGAGCAGTGACGGGATCGCGGCGCACTTGCAGGGCAAGCGGCGGCCGGCATTCCTGATTGCCGGCGAAGCGGTGGGCGACACGGGTTTCATGATGTCGGAGGACGCTTCGTTCGCTTTCAGGCGAGAGGTGGCCGGCTTCGGCCTGACTTTCACCGGCACAAGTGGTGAGGCTTTGCTCGGCGCACGGCGGAGGGCCGGCGATATAACTTCGACCGACCGCGAGCGCTATGGTCTTGCCCGGATGGGCATCGCGGCTGATCGCCGGTTCGGGCAACTGCAAGCGGTGCTCGGCGTCGATTGGCTGAGCGAAGAGCGCACCGTGCTTGGCGGCTATTTCCATGACGCCTTCGGGGCGGGCGGGGCCGACAGCCTGTTTCTCGATACATCGCTGGGGCTGGATGTTGCCCCGGGCTGGTGGGCTGGTGCCAACATGCGTTTCGGCTACACCAGGGCGCGACAGGTCGGGATCATCGCTGATGGATCGAACTTCACAAGCAGCGCATGGTCGATCGATCTGGTGCGGCAGGGCGTGTTCCAACAAGTCGATACGCTTGGCTTCCGCCTGTCGCAACCGCTGCGGGTCGAAAGCGGCGGGCTCAGGCTGAGTCTTCCGGTCAGCTACGACTACACCCTCGAAAGCGCGGACTTCGATATTCGCCGACTGAACCTGTCACCAGAGGGGCGCGAATTGATTGGTGAGCTGGCATGGCGCGGAGAAGCATTTGGCGGCGACATGGCGGCCAGCGCCTTCTATCGCCGCGATCCGGGCAATTACGCCGACGTCCGGGACGACAAAGGCGTCGTCATGCGCTGGATCCGGGAATTCTAGACGCTACTCCGGCATTCCGGC contains the following coding sequences:
- a CDS encoding alpha/beta hydrolase translates to MASLQARLVNLALPLLGIKAFFSQPEKMATRLRKARSEKPQRPKAKWHGKFDIVEENTRGYPVVTITPKGGVAQGRPHLLYLHGGGYVLDVAALHFETVCRLCERLGASATVPVYPLAPEHKAPEVLAAMRSLYGEVVAQHRAANVTVMGDSAGGGMALALAQMLKADGGAMPASLVLWSPWLDATATAEGQAAIERHDRMLAQTGLRACAAAYGGDLPLDDPRLSPLFGPLEGLPPMAIFSGTSDILLVDGQRLAGKLEAMGVTGFEYHEYPDMFHVWMLLPVPEGKQALEQTAQFIEQARAV
- a CDS encoding GFA family protein, translating into MIRMTGGCLCGQVRYSVDGDVAMQVNCHCKNCQRQSGSAFSTIIGVPQDALTIEGEYKTYDDEGESGEAVLRDFCPNCGSPLFSRVAVAPGLIFIKVGTLDDTSGFTPAMHLWTKSKQHWVDLAGQLTFETNPG
- a CDS encoding COG3650 family protein, with the translated sequence MIRTLAIASAVMLTACHQGAEDGTVPGTSPQGFTGIAPDEIITFTGTEPFWGGNIAGDKLTYSTPEDIGGTVIQVERFTGQGGLGFAGTLDGKEFDMLITPGECSDGMSDRIYPYVATLKLGDELREGCAHTDKQTFSGPEKP
- a CDS encoding fasciclin domain-containing protein, which encodes MKTPIKPVSMTLFAAASAFALAACSEPAPDVATDDTAMAEDTAPVADEPGTVVAVAQGNPDFSTLVTAVNAAELGETLSGSGPFTVFAPNNAAFAKLPAGTLETLTAPEGKEQLTGILTYHVVPGLTDAATLTKAIADNGGTYELTTVNGAKLTAALDGDKVVLTDANGGKSTVTATDVAASNGVIHVIDTVVMPG
- a CDS encoding DUF962 domain-containing protein; the protein is MTAPRYTSFAEFWPFYLREHSKPTTRALHYVGTSLVVMLAGYALAAQAWWWLVALPVAGYFFAWIAHFGVEKNRPATFTYPLWSLLADFRMWALWLTGRLGPELERAGVR
- a CDS encoding S41 family peptidase, whose protein sequence is MSIGRAIVSSVVALSLVACGGGGSGSGGGGPIGGGGGGTGGGGTCSLSARQDWVLSQINEFYLFPTLVDTTVNKAAYNDVQSYIDALVAPARAQSRDRFFTYITSIAEENALINSGSSAGFGIRLAYDTTNNRVFVVEAYENAPAFAQGFDRGTEILAINGASVSNLMSTGGPQAVIDALGPSTAGLSRSFSIRSAAGVTTNVSVAKAEYELDPVSDRYGVKVLDDGGKKVGYINLRTFIVNSASQQLRDAVLQLRNQGVTEVILDFRYNGGGLVSVAELLGDLLGADKVGQVFSRTTFRQSLSSNNETKNFETQAQAIAATKIAVIGTRSTASASELVANSFIPYLGNNTALIGSNTFGKPVGQIARDRDACDDRLRVVAFQTENSAGGSNYFTGLATAYTRTCRADDDIFTQLGDPNEASVKAALDFLGGRACTAISSSGEQGVQSARGVSADKILMQPQRPTAAQYEIPGLF
- a CDS encoding YbhB/YbcL family Raf kinase inhibitor-like protein codes for the protein MAAWLSSVLPAGCPANGGLAIARVGSDKVIGRGGLQLTSPAFRAGGELDPSFTAEEEDAVAPPLEWSAPPPGTQELVVVVEDASTDDPKCHWLVWGLAGQRGKLLEGEAPPRAGKNSQGNSEWLLPALPEGSDPHTYVFQLFALDLPLTLMPGATREQLLGAMDGHVVAAAVLTATYRPSEGDDWEEDDDDFE
- a CDS encoding SWIB/MDM2 domain-containing protein; translation: MANALQKPVTLSADLEAVVGKGPMTRAQVTSKVWEYIKANGLQDTKDKRQINPDAKLGAVIGKDQISMFKMTAAVSKHLS
- a CDS encoding DoxX family protein; this encodes MIRTGLRWLLAIFYLAAGIAHLRSPEFFLAIMPPWVPMHAEVVLWTGVAEIAGAIGLAQPLWPSLRRAAAIGLAGYAVCVFPANVHHFALDMAREDGGLGLAYHVPRMFAQPVIIWLALWVGEATDWPFPRPTN
- a CDS encoding cupin domain-containing protein, giving the protein MSTASDLIERLKLQPHPEGGWYAETWRAHAPDGERAGSTAIHFLLEAGQSSHWHRVDAAEIWLWHAGDPLQLSLCKTDAGPVETVTLGADILAGQMVQQVIPPHWWQAARPAAGPAGYVLVSCVVAPGFDFAGFELAAAGWRPGA
- a CDS encoding DUF427 domain-containing protein; its protein translation is MPIEARWNGHRIARSEDTVVVEGNHYFPRADVDPAVLVDSPTTTRCPWKGEAHYHSISVAGETNRDAAWYYPEPSPAAEDIRGRIAFWKGVEVSEA
- a CDS encoding dipeptidase, coding for MKSAALLLPLLFLAAPLAAETPEEIAAAALEAAPVWDGHNDVPIQLRGRFGNVIEDFDFEDTTDTGQPDGSRVMHTDLARLAQGKVGAQFWSVYVSAALDEPEAVQATIEQIDVTLRLIERYPDRLELALTAADVERAMKTGKIASLMGMEGGHSIGSSLAVLRQMYAMGARYMTLTHSKTLSWADSATDEPKNGGLTEFGKDVVREMNRIGMLVDLSHVSEKVMMDALDVARAPVIFSHSGARAINGHARNVPDAVLARLKDNGGIVMVVGLPGFLNEGARQWNANRAAEEARLKALWQGQPDEVASRLKAWDDANPLPKAIIADWADHIDHVRKVAGIDAIGIGGDYDGMPSGPVGAEDVAGYPALFVELARRGYSQEDLEKIASRNMMRVMREAERVRDAMASVPPYEKPVGEPR
- the dapD gene encoding 2,3,4,5-tetrahydropyridine-2,6-dicarboxylate N-succinyltransferase, whose protein sequence is MTDLQTTIEQAWENRADVSPESRDVAEAVEAAIAMIDNGTARVAEPDGKGGWQVNQWLKKAVLLSFRLRENAMIEGAVGAPAFDKVPSKFAGWDDARFREAGFRVVPGAIVRRGAHIGRNVVLMPSFVNIGAHVGDGTMIDTWASVGSCAQVGANCHISAGAGIGGVLEPLQANPTIIGDNCFIGARSEVVEGVIVGEGSVVAMGVFITQSTKIVYRDTGEVIYGHIPPYSVVVPGSLPGKNGGPSLACAVIVKTVDAQTREKTGINELLRD